Proteins encoded within one genomic window of Drosophila willistoni isolate 14030-0811.24 chromosome XL unlocalized genomic scaffold, UCI_dwil_1.1 Seg141, whole genome shotgun sequence:
- the LOC124460473 gene encoding anionic trypsin-1, translated as MALAFYFTLFLIANLLNPILPLKWGKETGSERFKFIVQIYDPQFVGVGSLINNRFVITAAHCFTSQTKLQSISVRAGELKIVNQFKGGYKVLAILRHPKYSSQELGHDIALLRLKSPIAATTRIGYTSICPSKLRADENAVALTAGWNILKPSDLMQTLDIKIISPRKCIKSFPQLPRGTICGTTEFTHSRHDAIHDLKNSSSLCYGDSGDPLLYNNQICAITIAFHRCGWIKHPNIYTDLHFHHKFISHAISKLDFQAKEMAKKRG; from the exons ATGGCATTGGCATTTTATTTCACCTTATTTCTAATAGCTAATTTGCTTAACCCAATACTACCCCTTAAATGGGGCAAAGAAACTGGCTCAGAACGTTTCAAATTTATTGTACAAATCTATGATCCACAGTTTGTGGGCGTAGGTTCTTTAATAAACAACCGATTCGTAATAACCGCCGCCCATTGTTTCACCAGCCAAACGAAACTGCAATCAATATCGGTCCGAGCGGGTGAATTGAAAATAGTCAATCAATTTAAAGGTGGCTACAAAGTGCTGGCCATATTAAGACATCCGAAATATTCATCGCAGGAACTAGGGCATGACATTGCGTTGCTACGTCTGAAGTCACCGATCGCAGCTACGACACGAATTGGTTATACATCCATTTGTCCATCCAAATTAAGAGCAGATGAAAATGCCGTGGCACTTACAGCTGGCTGGAATATATTAAAGCCGAGTGATTTGATGCAAACGCTGGATATAAAGATTATTTCACCaagaaaatgcattaaaagtTTCCCTCAATTGCCAAGAGGAACGATTTGTGGTACGACAGAATTCACTCACTCAAGACATGACGCAATCCATGATCTAAAAAATAGTTCAAGTCTTTGCTATGGCGATTCGGGAGATCCTTTGCTTTATAATAATCAAATTTGTGCCATTACTATTGCGTTTCATCGATGTGGATGGATTAAACATCCCAATATCTACACCGATCTTCACTTTCATCATAAGTTTATCTCACATGCGATCTCGAAATTGGATTTTCAAGCCAAAGAAATGGCTAAGAAAAGAGG ATAA
- the LOC124460474 gene encoding transcription factor stalky-like, which translates to MASKGNKNDSDQDTNNNIDDKKDTHTNVDLEDNSDVNAIEDVYYPVEDNIENIENKNNIKIQDENQNKNYITIVDIIQENNNDIIAKDKTAIDENIDEIKYDAVTQNFDKVYNKEKDTQIDLEDNDNNKGENNITNDTHVENGNQKDVEQKDGDKERPISHTSAKRKRVEMDDELPSTSKGPIKIFKVSEDTKYYIFENDKRNNDQEEGDNPDVVVVVKDENDQKNDENKG; encoded by the exons ATGGCTTCCAAAGGCAATAAAAATGATAGTGACCAGgatacaaataataatattgatgATAAAAAGGACACACATACGAATGTGGATTTAGAAGATAATTCTGACGTAAACGCAATTGAGGATGTATATTATCCAGTTGAGgataatatagaaaatattgaGAATAAGAATAATATCAAGATCCAAGATGAGAATcagaataaaaattatataacgATTGTGGATATTATACAGGagaataataatgatattaTCGCTAAGGATAAAACTGCTATTGATGAAAATAttgatgaaataaaatatgacGCTGTTACTCAAAATTTTGATAAAGTATATAACAAGGAAAAAGATACGCAAATCGATTTAGAagataatgataataataaggGTGAAAATAATATTACGAATGATACTCATGTTGAGAATGGTAATCAAAAGGATGTTGAGCAAAAGGATGGCGATAAAGAG CGGCCAATCAGTCATACCAGTGCTAAGCGCAAGCGTGTTGAGATGGATGACGAGCTGCCATCCACTTCAAAAGGACCTATCAAGATCTTCAAAGTTTCAGAAGATACCAAATATTATATCTTTGAAAATGATAAGCGAAATAATGACCAGGAAGAAGGGGACAATCCCgatgttgtggttgttgtgaAGGATGAGAATGATCAGAAAAATGATGAGAATAAGGGATAA